The region CATCCCCGGGACCGGGCCTACAGCCAGTGGCGGATTTAGCAAATTTGGGGCCCAAGGCGAAGGTATGTATGGGGCCACCTCATCCGATATTTAAAAGAGAATGAATGGTGGATAGGCAGGTAAAGCTTATCTTACCGAATGAATGGTGGATAGGTAGgtaatgccccgtttacaccatcccgctaatggccgctaatggccgatggaccaccgatgtggaagtcggggtgattcgggtgacatcgggctaaaaatgtatgatcgggtcaatttatcggggtagcatttacacatacccgatgttataacgataacataacgatttatgccagggaagacacccgaagtgcgtttggcgtcatttgacgtcatttcgaatgacgccaaacacgtcaaatgacgcgtttggcgtcatttggcgtcatttcggtagaaggcaaaggggagactggtttagactgatatttatttatatatttatttatattacaatagcgattttataataatagaacgccggttctaaatgggcgaagtacccctgtaattataaaagtaggacatccatccatcaccccctatttatacccaagtggcagattgagggtcttccttaacgcaatctggtcactcacaatcgttattttcgagggttctcgagggtctttcgtgtgttgaggttgccgatataaagacgataaaacacgataaagcgcggaagattaacgaatatagccgatgtgcccaggaaaattcccgaacgacttgcgatgtcttacgttatactcccgttctattcccgattatagccgattagcccatagcaacaccgtaaccgattctaccccgatagacccaaaattaacaaacatgttcgttctttgccgatgttgcccgatgttgcccgatcattgagcatttcttcccgtttcttcccgttgtctaacgatgttcccgggaagagtaacggtgtttcccgatgcaaccacgctatttgccgatgttataacgatagctgctgattaagccatcggggcccactatcgggtaggtgtaaaccccCCATAAAGCTAATCTACACGGAAGTAAAGGTTGGAGATGAGAAAAAATAACTTCCCCTTTAAACCCTGCATACGCTTCTTTACTTCAAAATGAAGATGGAAAGCAGCGAACACACAAAGTGTCGCACTACACAAATGAATAGTCACGATGGAACCCAACAGAGAATAGGGTTTCAGATAACACCTGTCTTTGCCAAAATGCCAGGAAAACCAGcactgtttattattattttttatgataAAATCAACAGTCATCTATTTAGCATAACATGAAAAAAAGCCATAAGCTCAGCAAATATTGCCAAGATGAATAATTTAcattgtatgtgtgagtgagtgaggttgcAATTGACATTGCACTTGAGATTGACATTTCAATCATTCTACAAACAAACCCATGTACAAGATACAGGATATTGTAAGTAAATTGACATTACAGTTGAGATTGAAcatttcatgtttgtgtgtgtgtgtgtgtgtgtgtgtgtgtgtgtgtgtgagaaagggcTCTCGTGAACGGCGTCTTTTcgctttattttatttgagcCACTTGGGAAACTTCCTCCTCCTTATCTTTCGCGCCGCGCACCGTTACGTACTAGTCCATTTCATTGAGAAAGTAGGGGGTGTTTGTGTAGGGACAGATAACCATGAACTAGACATTTTAGCTACAACTTAAACGTTTCAACGTATTCCTTCATAACATTAATAGTATTTGCTATTCTTTTGAAGCGttcatgtaaatgtaaatggactgcatttatatagcgcttttctaaccattggccactcaaagcgctttacaatattgcctcacattcaccattcacacacacattcacaccgacggcggagtcaaccatgcaaggcgacagccagctcgtcgggagctaacagtcagggttaggtgccttgctcaaggacacctcgacactcagctaggaggagccggggatcgaaccaacaaccttcaggttaccagccaacccgctctacctcctgagctactgccgcccattcataatggaatgttttttatttggttGGTTGGGGGCCCAATGTAGCGGCCTACCTATGCCTCTATGTTAGGACCGCCACAGCCTAAAGCCCCCGGACACGGCCTACAGCCCCGGGACCAGTCTTAAAGCCCCTGGACCCGGCCTGCAGCCTGGGTCAGGGTGAACGTTAGGATCTCTACGTTAGAGGCTGAACGTGACAGGGCGAAACTAACCAGGGGAAATACAGCCTGATCCAACTCATCTGAACTGACAAAACCTCAAGGAAGCTCCAGTGAGAACCGACCTGGGGTCAGTCTGCTGAGAACCGACCTGGGGTCAGTCTGCTGAGAACCGACCTGGGGTCAGTCTGCTGAGAACCGACCTGGGGTCAGTCTGCTGAGAACCGACCTGGGGTCAGTCTGCTGAGAACCGACCTGGGGTCAGTCTGCTGAGAACCGACCTGGGGTCAGTCTGCTGAGAACCGACCTGGGGTCAGTCTGCTGAGAACCGACCTGTGTCAGTCTGCTGAGAACCGACCTGGGGTCAGTCTGCTGAGAACCGACCTGGGGTCAGTCTGCAGAGAACCGACCTGGGGTCAGTCTGCTGAGAACCGACCTGTGTCAGTCTGCTGAGAACCGACCTGGGGTCAGTCTGCTGAGAACCGACCTGGGGTCAGTCTGCTGAGTGATTCATTCAAGCTCCATGGAGACACGATAACACGCATAAGAGGTTGTCTTGACGATATTTTTATTGCCTGATTTttcagggagacacacacacacacacacacacacacacacacacacacacacacacacacacacggagcacaTCACTGGGCTCCATGGAGGTAGAGCGAGAGGAACTTCCTGAACGTCTCCGGCCGGTAGCCAATCAGACCGGCAGGAacctgggaggggggagagagagaggtagtgaATGACtcaggtagtgagtgagtgagtcaggcagtgagtgagtgagtgagtgaggtagtgaatgagtgagtgaggtaggGATTGAGGTCGTGAATTAATTTCTTACCatcacctccttcctcctcatgAGTGGGCGGAGCCTAGCGGAGTCATAGAGCGGAACATCTTCCTCCAGCcagacctgtcaatcaaacacagCATGTATGTtaccaagacagacagacagacagacagacagacagacagacaggctgacaggctgacaggctgacagacagacagacagacagacagacagacagacagacagacagacagacagacagacagacaggctgacaggcagacagaaagacaggcagacagacaaacagacaaacaggcagacagacagacctggttCTTGACCCCGCTGTGGTTTGTCAGCTCGGTCGTGTTCAGCTGGAAGAAGACGAACTGGAaggtctgtccgtccgtcccgaCCGCCTGGACGCACACCGGCCGctccagggggggggcggggccctccGGGGGGGCGAGGCCACGGGCGCGGGCCAGGGCATTGGCGAAGCAGAACATGATCATCTTGGCTCGTAGCTgaggggggcggagcctgcAGCGCCGGTCCACGCCGTCCAGGAAGTAGAGCGTGTGGGCGTGGGGGTAAGGGTAGTCACTCCTGAACCCTGATGGGAGGAAAACACCTCCagtcactgtgtctgtgtgtgtgtgtgtgtgtgtctgtgtgtctgtgtctgtgtgtgtgtgtgtgtgtgtgtgtacctgtggtgTTCTCTGAGGGGTTGTACAGGTGGGTGGTCTGCAGGTCGATGGTTGGGGCGACGGGGTAGAAGGTCTCCAGCTCGTGGTTCGCCgtctcctccacttcctgtttgtcagcgaggggggggaggggccaggcaCTGCTCAGCAGGAGCCcgttctgacctctgacctggaacAGGTcctcacctgacacacacacacacacacacacacacacacactttgaggagactcaagactcacctgttcagagttcacctaggcTCTGCATAgcggggtggctatgcagagagGTCTTAGGTCCCTCCCCTCCTACTTGTTGTAcgccctggcacttaatgtacgcacttattgtatgtcgtatttagttatagtacttaaaATGGTGTAGCGTATTACCCTAGCTTTCTCTGTTGCGTACGGGGAATaagttaacctagtgattgttagtgcttgacaCTGAgttctataaacatccttactgtaccgacagagatattgttgtttctctttgttttgaCAAAAGGACTgattgtaagtctctttggttaaaagcgtctgctacacgccctcaatgtaaatgtagatgTAAATGTCGTTGGGCGATGGCTAGCAGCATGGCTAACGGCGTGGCTAGCGGCGTGGCTAGCGGCGCTATCAGCGGGGCTAGCGGCGACTGGCGGAGTGCCTGGCGGTGGGCTAGCGGCGGGGCTAGCGGTGGGCTAGCGGCGGGCTAGCGGCGGCCTACCTCTGCTCCAGGAGGCGGTGACGGAGTACTTCTCGGCAAGCATCCTCCTCCCGAGCTCGGGGCGGCCGGCCTGCAGGCTGGAGCAGAGCTGCAGCAGGTTGTGGACCAGAGTGGAGCTGACAGACCAACACAGGGGAACCAGGGTTACAAAGTATGGGATAGATATCAGTGTTATACATtattatatagatattagtagtagtattattattaaacattaTTACATAGatatattagtagtagtattattatacattatatagatatattattattagtattatacATGATTAgatacatattattattattatacaaaattagatattattattagcattatacatacattattagatatatattattgcgaactgaaaccctcactgaAGACCGGGctccttgactaagacattttctggcgtttgtgtgtgtacctgttgcACTCTTTAGGCTCCGCCTCTGTTGTCTCCCAGAAGCAGGCGTGGTTGATGGCATTCTGCACGCGCTCATCCTGatccgcgatctgattggccgagctCTCGGCCAATGCGAGGAGCTGAGGAGGCAGGCCGGGCGTCAGCTTGGTCTTGGTCAGCCACAGCGCCTGACGCACCcctgcagacaggaagtgaccgggagataaacaggaagtgagccaGAGAGCAGCAGGTAGTAGATCTCCCCATTAAAATGATGTCAACTATAGCGGCACcagttgttcatgtgtgttcgGGATCAGGACAACGACACCGTCTGAGTTCAGGGTGTTGGCCCCAGCTGGGAGGCTCTGGGCTCCATACCAACAACCTCTACCTGTAGGCTGCCTAGAGCCAggtgacccctacctgctctttatgACCCGTCTCTGaactagtggtggatttaatgattcgtttccgtgacccagttcgcgtgagtCAGTttgccaagaggagtcgttcgcaaattgttcgttcgttcagtcgagtttccggttgcactaactccactgagtctgactgactcagctgagaaccgtgcaatggcgtgccttccatgatgcgatttaccgctactggaaaccaggctgaacgaacaaacgattcgcaaacgactcctcccagttcactcaactgaactgggaggagtcgttctcgaatcagcctagtttccggtagcggtgaatcgcatcattgaatgcacgccattgcacggttctcagctgagtcagtcagactcagtgctactagaaactcgactgaactgggaggagtcgttcacgaatcgtttgttcgttcagcctggtttctgGTAGCTGTAAAtagcatcatggaatgcacgccattgcacggttctcagctgagtcagtcagactcagtggagtcagtgctaccggaaactcgttcgttcgttcagtcgagtttccagtgaatcgaatggtgtatgagacgaacgagagaaactAACCGGTTCGGTTAGTTCGTCCTGAAGCCTCGTTCATTCAACAGTCAACAGAGTCAACAGTACTTCGAACCCACCTAAAGGCTCTCTGCGGGAGTGTCacatgtcgtcgtccccccccccccctttagaaATCACAGTCTTGTGCCCTGAACATGAATAAAGtatgatataaatatatcacCCAATTCATACCATCTCTCATTGAACTCTTTTGACTGAATACCCTGACGCTCTCAGGCCCCCTGATTGCCTTGAATCACATTTCTCTACCGTAATTCAGatggttattattatgttattataatagTTTCTGCAGTACTATATTGAGCATGCTACCCGAGATATACAGTAGGCGTGCATAGTGTTTTATACTATACTTGATTAAACTCCTAAACTAACAGCCAACCTTGGGAGCAACAGTCGGCCTGTCTTCTGCTCCTCTCTAACCGTGCAGACCGTGTAACGGTGCGTCCTCACCCTCCAGGATGCTGCTCCGCTGGTGGAATACGTAGCACGGCTCATCCCGATGCAGGGCCATGTCCCGGTGCGGCGG is a window of Gadus macrocephalus chromosome 8, ASM3116895v1 DNA encoding:
- the mrpl37 gene encoding 39S ribosomal protein L37, mitochondrial, coding for MIPEATQRLRSAAPLLSKATLLNDARLFGVQPRRHLNVSSRRAGKINHRPPPRDRVEIPGLEAVTYADRMHYVPGLSKPVFPRWEMGHKDPRFYRSPPHRDMALHRDEPCYVFHQRSSILEGVRQALWLTKTKLTPGLPPQLLALAESSANQIADQDERVQNAINHACFWETTEAEPKECNSSTLVHNLLQLCSSLQAGRPELGRRMLAEKYSVTASWSRGEDLFQVRGQNGLLLSSAWPLPPLADKQEVEETANHELETFYPVAPTIDLQTTHLYNPSENTTGFRSDYPYPHAHTLYFLDGVDRRCRLRPPQLRAKMIMFCFANALARARGLAPPEGPAPPLERPVCVQAVGTDGQTFQFVFFQLNTTELTNHSGVKNQVWLEEDVPLYDSARLRPLMRRKEVMVPAGLIGYRPETFRKFLSLYLHGAQ